The following coding sequences lie in one Alloacidobacterium dinghuense genomic window:
- a CDS encoding AAA family ATPase codes for MDARFALDATEVASIEAEFGAGVLSLPTLCLMKGYDNVLASWLWVKEEIAGQFLLSKAGLSEVFEKENITWKTLKELHAALVKRSQNQAQAFTAAQTAANALPDADAKAKALDDAQLLQETAAAKTLREHLASVNNTGITKYIYDKYLVGSVPKFLYFDEYYQMEGQLNIEQLKQRQASNTLYDSDRPMIGLIDLARLNLDQLISTNRTEALLNKLEGTSNHLTKQVLKYWSQNRHLSVRFDVRPAKPNDPPGMQQGTNLWGLVYDSVHSATTRLGTRSKGFVWFFSFLAWFSQQRKTGGKIILLLDEPGLALHGTAQGDLLRYIEKELKPHHQVVYTTHSPFMVDSKHFDRVRVVEDKSTEIEDIHEEEIPGTKVYTDVLEVSEGSLFPLQGALGDTLSQTLFVGPNILIVEGVSDLLFLQTVSPLLESLGREGLSLAWTITPVGGSDKVPTFAALLGSQQDLNVATLIDIQQKDKQSIDNLYKKKLLQQKNVLTFADFIGKKEADIEDMFEADFYLKLVNAEYKATLQKPITLSDLPKRERVLASLDSYLQTSPLKDAAFNHYRPSRYFAEHIGTLATKLSPETLDRFEAAFKRLNALL; via the coding sequence GTGGATGCTAGGTTTGCTCTTGATGCGACCGAGGTTGCCTCGATTGAGGCTGAATTTGGGGCTGGAGTTCTATCACTTCCTACCTTGTGTCTGATGAAGGGATATGACAACGTTCTTGCTTCTTGGCTGTGGGTTAAAGAAGAGATCGCCGGCCAATTCTTGCTATCCAAGGCAGGACTGTCGGAAGTCTTCGAGAAAGAAAATATCACCTGGAAGACACTCAAGGAGCTTCATGCGGCTTTAGTGAAGCGTTCACAGAACCAGGCTCAAGCATTTACTGCTGCTCAGACTGCAGCGAACGCTCTCCCAGACGCTGACGCTAAAGCTAAAGCGCTGGATGACGCGCAACTCTTACAAGAAACGGCGGCGGCCAAGACCCTGCGGGAGCATCTCGCTTCAGTCAACAACACTGGGATCACTAAATACATTTATGACAAATATCTAGTTGGCAGCGTACCAAAGTTTCTCTATTTCGATGAGTACTACCAAATGGAAGGCCAACTTAATATCGAGCAGCTGAAACAGCGTCAGGCTTCAAACACACTATATGACTCAGATCGGCCGATGATCGGTTTGATCGATCTCGCACGATTGAATTTGGATCAGCTTATATCAACAAACCGTACGGAGGCCCTGCTGAACAAGCTCGAAGGAACCTCGAATCATCTTACGAAGCAAGTTCTCAAATACTGGTCGCAGAATCGGCATTTGTCTGTTCGTTTTGATGTGCGTCCAGCGAAGCCGAACGACCCACCTGGGATGCAACAGGGAACAAATCTGTGGGGATTGGTTTATGACTCTGTTCATTCTGCGACCACTCGGCTGGGCACCCGATCAAAAGGCTTCGTATGGTTTTTCTCTTTTCTCGCGTGGTTTTCTCAACAGCGCAAGACGGGAGGTAAGATCATTTTGCTTTTGGATGAGCCTGGATTGGCATTGCATGGTACAGCCCAAGGGGACTTGCTTCGTTACATAGAGAAGGAATTAAAGCCTCATCATCAGGTAGTTTATACAACCCATTCGCCATTTATGGTGGACTCCAAACACTTCGATCGAGTGCGAGTTGTCGAGGACAAAAGCACGGAGATCGAGGATATTCATGAGGAGGAGATTCCCGGAACGAAGGTGTACACAGACGTCTTAGAAGTTTCTGAAGGTAGTCTTTTTCCTCTTCAAGGTGCGCTCGGAGACACCCTTTCACAAACGTTGTTTGTCGGGCCCAACATACTCATCGTTGAGGGCGTGTCCGACTTACTTTTTCTTCAAACTGTCTCCCCGTTACTAGAGTCTCTCGGGCGAGAAGGCCTCAGTCTAGCGTGGACTATTACGCCTGTGGGTGGGTCTGACAAGGTTCCAACGTTTGCCGCACTTTTGGGTTCCCAGCAAGACCTTAATGTTGCCACGCTTATCGACATCCAACAAAAGGACAAGCAAAGCATCGACAATCTATACAAGAAAAAGCTCTTGCAACAAAAGAACGTCCTCACCTTTGCGGATTTTATCGGCAAGAAGGAAGCAGACATCGAAGACATGTTTGAAGCTGATTTCTACTTAAAGCTAGTTAATGCAGAATACAAAGCAACTCTTCAGAAGCCCATCACTCTCTCCGATCTTCCTAAACGTGAGAGAGTTCTGGCTTCACTCGATAGCTATTTGCAAACCTCGCCGCTTAAAGACGCGGCATTCAATCACTATAGGCCTTCACGATATTTTGCGGAACACATCGGCACATTGGCGACGAAGCTGTCTCCCGAAACGCTTGATCGGTTTGAAGCTGCATTCAAAAGATTAAATGCGCTACTGTGA
- a CDS encoding TetR/AcrR family transcriptional regulator, protein MRSAPGGRPRDEKLHRAILQTTYDLVLQVGFRAVSVESIAATAGVSKATIYRRWPNKAAVVMDAFTDRVGSGSLFPKAQSATESIRLQMRAMARSFRGDDGALVRALLAEAQFDPELARAFRERWTMPRRKLGIAVVEEAIRQGEMSADIDPADVIDILYGPIYYRLQMGTGALSNAYVDRIFRRAMKGLGGKDRASRDCPP, encoded by the coding sequence ATGCGATCTGCTCCGGGCGGACGGCCGCGAGACGAGAAACTTCATCGGGCCATCCTGCAAACTACCTACGATCTTGTACTTCAGGTTGGATTTCGCGCGGTGAGCGTTGAATCGATTGCCGCCACCGCGGGCGTGAGCAAGGCCACCATCTACCGTCGCTGGCCTAACAAGGCAGCCGTTGTGATGGACGCCTTCACGGACAGGGTCGGGTCGGGGTCTCTGTTTCCGAAGGCCCAGAGTGCGACGGAGAGCATCCGCTTGCAGATGCGTGCGATGGCGAGGTCTTTCCGGGGGGACGATGGTGCGCTGGTCAGGGCGCTGCTGGCGGAGGCACAGTTCGATCCGGAGTTAGCCAGGGCGTTTCGCGAGCGATGGACGATGCCTCGGCGCAAACTGGGGATCGCTGTTGTCGAGGAAGCGATTCGACAGGGAGAGATGTCTGCGGATATTGATCCGGCCGATGTTATCGACATTCTGTACGGACCGATCTACTACCGTTTGCAGATGGGGACAGGTGCGCTTTCGAACGCATATGTTGATAGGATTTTTCGGCGAGCGATGAAGGGGCTTGGCGGGAAGGATCGCGCTTCGCGCGACTGTCCACCTTAA
- a CDS encoding AAA family ATPase, with amino-acid sequence MKLESVHITNFKSVKDSGTFHIGDVTCLVGRNESGKTAILQALYRLNPIIQNQGNFDVTEDFPRADKEDY; translated from the coding sequence ATGAAGCTTGAGTCGGTCCATATTACGAACTTTAAGTCGGTCAAAGATTCAGGCACGTTCCATATAGGGGATGTAACTTGCCTCGTTGGACGAAATGAGTCAGGAAAAACGGCTATCTTGCAGGCTCTATATCGCCTAAACCCCATCATTCAAAATCAAGGTAACTTCGACGTGACCGAAGATTTTCCTCGTGCCGACAAAGAAGACTATTAA
- a CDS encoding RNA polymerase sigma factor encodes MLPGNPDAPSEHFASSTGRSGGGDDDPTSTDWSDEAGEDLEENASYPQPGDSSGVPRDMATIALDRVLDQPLLKGARNEAVASARVSDWSALSDAEIMLRVSEGDDQGFNYLIEKYRKPIIHFMFRMVHNQAVAEELAQEVFLRVYRSRQTYRAEARFTTWLYRIATNLGVNYARDTKHERAAQNVYLDQPDPETGTTPDVADATPSVEHDLVRGERMRAIRQHVMALPERQRMAVLMHKYQGMDYKQIGEVLKLSESATKSLLFRAYQTLRERLKEFV; translated from the coding sequence ATGCTTCCCGGCAATCCAGACGCGCCTTCCGAGCATTTCGCAAGTTCCACGGGAAGGAGCGGCGGAGGCGATGATGATCCCACGTCCACTGATTGGTCGGATGAAGCCGGTGAGGACCTCGAGGAAAACGCATCTTATCCGCAACCTGGGGACAGTTCCGGTGTTCCTAGAGATATGGCAACCATTGCCCTTGACCGAGTTCTGGATCAACCACTGTTGAAGGGTGCTCGCAATGAGGCAGTAGCCAGTGCGCGAGTGTCCGACTGGAGCGCCCTGAGCGATGCGGAGATCATGCTGCGGGTCAGCGAAGGGGACGATCAGGGCTTCAATTATCTGATTGAGAAATACCGTAAGCCCATTATCCACTTCATGTTCCGCATGGTGCACAACCAGGCAGTGGCGGAAGAGCTGGCCCAGGAGGTCTTTCTGCGGGTGTACCGTTCGCGCCAGACCTACAGGGCTGAGGCTCGGTTTACGACCTGGCTCTATCGCATCGCTACGAATCTTGGCGTTAACTATGCCAGAGATACGAAGCATGAGCGCGCCGCGCAGAATGTGTATCTGGACCAGCCTGATCCGGAGACGGGTACAACGCCTGACGTGGCGGATGCTACACCGTCGGTCGAGCATGATCTTGTCCGTGGTGAGCGAATGCGGGCGATCCGCCAGCATGTGATGGCATTGCCGGAGCGGCAGCGGATGGCGGTGCTGATGCATAAGTATCAAGGGATGGACTATAAGCAAATCGGCGAAGTTCTGAAGCTGAGCGAGTCCGCCACGAAGTCACTCCTTTTTCGCGCGTATCAGACACTGCGCGAGAGGCTGAAGGAATTTGTTTAA
- a CDS encoding DUF3106 domain-containing protein: protein MRAQKQHRKADRKRRNANTLLSVACALATTLSPFTAFAGQHNGGHPPAPAPHMQAPHSAPPARPQSMPKQQMQPKPAPGTQPHYNEQFNNGNAQQFNNRNVQQFNNRPGQAGHLPEWFNNHQNMTPQQREDALRKEPGFNRLPQDQQQRLVNRMHALNNATPEQRQRILQRNEMFEHLSPEQKAGVRGASQAFHQMPADRQTEMRRAFQDLRGVPPAQRQSILNSARFQQQFSPQERTVLGNLLTVEPYQQRAAGPP from the coding sequence ATGCGAGCACAAAAACAGCACAGGAAGGCAGACCGCAAGCGGCGGAATGCGAACACTCTGCTGTCTGTAGCGTGCGCGCTGGCAACGACACTTTCTCCTTTCACAGCTTTTGCCGGACAGCATAACGGAGGGCATCCGCCGGCTCCGGCTCCGCATATGCAGGCGCCGCATTCTGCGCCGCCAGCGCGGCCGCAGTCGATGCCCAAGCAGCAGATGCAGCCTAAGCCAGCGCCGGGAACACAGCCGCACTATAACGAGCAATTCAACAACGGGAACGCGCAGCAATTCAACAACCGGAATGTGCAGCAGTTCAACAATCGGCCCGGGCAGGCAGGGCACTTACCCGAATGGTTCAATAATCATCAGAATATGACTCCGCAGCAGCGGGAAGACGCATTGCGGAAGGAGCCGGGCTTCAATCGCCTGCCACAGGACCAGCAGCAACGGCTTGTTAACCGGATGCATGCGCTCAATAACGCGACCCCGGAGCAGCGGCAACGGATACTGCAGCGGAACGAGATGTTCGAGCACCTGAGCCCCGAGCAGAAGGCTGGGGTGCGGGGCGCTTCTCAGGCCTTCCACCAGATGCCGGCAGACCGCCAGACCGAGATGCGCCGCGCATTTCAAGATTTGCGCGGCGTTCCGCCGGCGCAGCGGCAGTCGATTCTGAACTCTGCCCGCTTCCAGCAGCAGTTCTCGCCGCAGGAGCGGACGGTGCTGGGGAATCTGCTTACAGTTGAACCGTATCAGCAGCGTGCGGCCGGGCCTCCATAA
- a CDS encoding alkene reductase has translation MSNTAKKLFTPVQLGPLELKHRVIMAPLTRSRSTQPGDIPSDLMLKYYTQRASDGGLIISEATSISTTGRGWYGAPGLYTDEQVRGWKRIVDAVHAKGGSMFSQLWHTGRSSNIETTGGTQPVSASVNPAYWNDTSHLVSAPNGWVQPSPHRALETAEIAGIVEDYRKAAERAKAAGFDGVELHSGNGYLPDQFLQDGSNKRADAYGGSIENRSRFLLEVVDAMVSVWGGDRVAVRIAPSGTWNGMSDSNPKAFFSYVAEQLNRFGLAYLHIIEPRVKGNVVIAEGQAPVAAQLLRTIFKGKIIAAGGFEPDTAEEVIEKGDADAVAFGRHFVSNPDLPKRIELGVPLNQYDRNTFYTFDAHGYIDYPFYEDRASA, from the coding sequence ATGTCAAATACAGCAAAGAAACTCTTCACTCCGGTTCAGCTTGGCCCCCTTGAGTTGAAGCATCGCGTCATCATGGCGCCGCTCACGCGTTCACGATCAACACAACCTGGCGATATTCCCAGCGATCTGATGCTCAAGTACTACACACAGCGTGCCTCCGACGGCGGTCTCATCATCTCGGAAGCCACAAGCATCTCCACCACCGGCCGCGGCTGGTACGGTGCTCCCGGCCTCTATACCGACGAGCAAGTGCGCGGTTGGAAGCGCATCGTCGACGCCGTCCACGCAAAGGGTGGCTCTATGTTTTCGCAACTATGGCACACCGGCCGCTCCTCCAACATCGAGACAACCGGCGGTACGCAGCCTGTCTCCGCCTCCGTCAACCCCGCTTATTGGAACGACACATCGCACCTTGTCTCCGCTCCCAACGGCTGGGTCCAACCCTCACCTCATCGCGCGCTCGAAACCGCTGAAATCGCTGGCATTGTCGAGGACTACCGCAAGGCTGCCGAACGCGCTAAGGCCGCAGGGTTTGACGGTGTGGAACTGCACTCCGGAAACGGCTATCTGCCCGATCAGTTTTTGCAGGACGGCAGCAACAAACGAGCCGACGCCTACGGAGGCTCCATCGAGAACCGCTCGCGCTTCCTCCTCGAAGTCGTCGATGCAATGGTGTCGGTTTGGGGCGGCGACCGCGTGGCCGTACGAATCGCTCCAAGTGGAACCTGGAACGGAATGTCCGACAGCAACCCGAAGGCCTTCTTCTCATACGTCGCCGAGCAGCTGAACCGGTTCGGCCTCGCGTACCTCCACATCATCGAGCCTCGCGTAAAAGGCAACGTCGTCATCGCCGAAGGCCAGGCGCCCGTCGCAGCGCAGCTACTGCGAACGATCTTCAAAGGTAAAATCATCGCTGCTGGCGGCTTCGAACCAGACACCGCGGAGGAGGTCATCGAAAAGGGTGATGCCGACGCCGTAGCCTTCGGCCGTCACTTTGTCTCCAACCCCGATCTGCCAAAGCGGATCGAGCTCGGAGTACCGCTCAACCAGTACGACCGCAATACCTTCTACACCTTCGACGCCCACGGCTATATCGACTACCCGTTCTACGAAGACCGCGCATCAGCCTAA
- a CDS encoding alpha/beta hydrolase, with translation MRFQKYLWRLLPAVALVFTGLIARAQTTSETAIKNIVLVHGGFVDGSGWESVYEILTKKGYHVTVVQNPTISLADDVAVTKRAIDAQDGPVILVGHSYGGVVISSAGDDPKVIGLVYICAFAAETGDSVLSLIKTAPANAPAPPILPPQDGFLFLDRQKFAASFAADVKPENADFMANSQVPWGLAAASAGATAAAWKTKPSWYLLTTEDHMIAPELQRFMSKRAGSKVVEIKGSHAIYISRPDAVASIIELAADGTAAR, from the coding sequence ATGAGGTTTCAAAAATATCTGTGGCGACTGCTCCCCGCTGTTGCCCTTGTGTTCACCGGCTTAATCGCCCGCGCTCAAACGACTAGTGAGACCGCCATCAAGAACATAGTGCTCGTTCACGGTGGCTTCGTCGATGGCTCCGGATGGGAAAGCGTGTACGAGATACTCACAAAGAAGGGCTACCACGTCACGGTCGTGCAAAACCCCACAATCTCTCTTGCGGATGATGTTGCAGTGACAAAGCGAGCCATCGACGCGCAGGACGGCCCTGTGATCCTCGTCGGCCATTCGTATGGAGGTGTGGTGATCAGCTCGGCGGGAGACGATCCGAAAGTAATCGGGCTTGTTTACATCTGTGCTTTCGCAGCGGAAACCGGCGATTCCGTCCTCTCTCTCATCAAGACGGCTCCGGCGAACGCACCAGCTCCCCCAATTTTGCCACCACAGGACGGCTTCCTGTTTCTTGACCGCCAGAAGTTTGCAGCATCCTTCGCTGCTGACGTAAAGCCCGAGAATGCAGATTTCATGGCCAATTCTCAGGTGCCGTGGGGATTAGCGGCGGCAAGTGCCGGGGCCACAGCGGCTGCCTGGAAGACGAAGCCGAGTTGGTATTTGCTTACTACAGAAGATCATATGATCGCCCCGGAACTTCAGCGATTCATGTCGAAGCGAGCCGGTTCCAAGGTGGTTGAGATCAAGGGAAGCCATGCGATCTATATCTCTCGGCCCGATGCGGTTGCGTCCATCATTGAGCTGGCTGCGGATGGGACTGCCGCCAGGTAA
- a CDS encoding LysR family transcriptional regulator — MEFSSRQLRAFHLVARYRSFARAAEELLITASGLSVLIRELERQLGFRLFDRTTRQVTLTTFGNELIMVTEPGLGVLDAAMSRIEDSAKGRERWISVGTTPWLAANVLPPAIKQFRERRPDLRIRLLDGWLDEIQQRVQAGKLDMGVGIFKISSGVRRSPLFRFALMAVLPDQGAAINSVAMRWSSLRGQRLISLTKDYPHQLVIDKQLAKVGAVSKRGQVVKLLETQIALVEANEGIAVIPSFGMLACRNRKVTMSALIDPVVNLDFYQISNRGSHLSADAKEFSRFLETYIANWAGSSSVQ, encoded by the coding sequence ATGGAATTCTCTTCAAGACAGCTCAGAGCTTTCCACCTGGTCGCGCGTTATCGTAGTTTTGCCCGGGCGGCTGAAGAACTGCTCATTACCGCATCGGGGTTGAGCGTTCTGATCCGCGAGTTGGAGCGACAACTTGGATTCCGTTTATTCGATCGCACAACAAGACAGGTCACCCTGACGACCTTCGGAAATGAACTGATTATGGTAACGGAACCCGGTTTAGGTGTGCTCGATGCTGCCATGTCTCGCATTGAAGACTCCGCCAAAGGCCGGGAACGATGGATCTCAGTCGGAACTACTCCCTGGCTTGCGGCAAATGTACTACCGCCGGCGATCAAGCAATTCCGTGAGCGGCGTCCAGATCTGCGTATTCGCTTGTTGGACGGCTGGCTAGACGAGATTCAGCAGCGCGTTCAAGCTGGAAAGCTTGATATGGGAGTTGGAATTTTTAAGATCTCCTCTGGAGTGAGGAGAAGTCCACTCTTTCGCTTTGCGCTGATGGCAGTGCTCCCCGATCAAGGGGCTGCGATCAACAGTGTGGCGATGCGATGGTCATCTCTCCGCGGGCAGAGGTTAATCTCTCTGACAAAGGACTATCCCCATCAGTTGGTTATCGACAAACAGCTTGCAAAAGTCGGTGCAGTTTCTAAACGTGGACAGGTAGTGAAATTACTCGAAACACAGATTGCGCTTGTCGAGGCCAACGAGGGAATTGCCGTCATCCCTTCGTTTGGTATGCTCGCTTGCCGCAACCGCAAAGTCACAATGAGCGCGCTCATTGACCCTGTAGTGAATCTTGACTTTTATCAAATTAGCAACCGAGGCAGCCATTTGTCAGCGGACGCTAAAGAATTCAGCCGGTTTTTGGAGACTTACATTGCCAACTGGGCAGGTAGTTCTAGCGTTCAGTAG